The following proteins are co-located in the Malus sylvestris chromosome 13, drMalSylv7.2, whole genome shotgun sequence genome:
- the LOC126596962 gene encoding glutaredoxin-C1-like, with amino-acid sequence MMHYQAAAESWGYYVPVRMSMGDPLERVARLASKSAVVIFSVSSCCMCHAVKRLFCGMGVNPTVYELDQDPRGKEIERALMRLLGTSSAVPVVFIGGKLIGAMDRVMASHINGSLVPLLKEAGALWL; translated from the coding sequence ATGATGCATTACCAGGCAGCTGCTGAGTCATGGGGGTACTACGTGCCGGTGAGGATGAGCATGGGGGACCCACTGGAGCGGGTGGCGAGGCTGGCGTCGAAGAGCGCGGTGGTGATATTCAGCGTGAGCAGCTGCTGCATGTGCCACGCCGTCAAGAGGCTCTTCTGCGGAATGGGGGTGAACCCGACGGTGTACGAGCTGGACCAGGACCCCAGAGGGAAGGAGATCGAGAGGGCTCTCATGAGGTTGCTCGGAACCTCGTCGGCGGTTCCGGTGGTGTTTATTGGTGGCAAGCTTATTGGCGCCATGGATAGAGTCATGGCTTCCCATATCAATGGGTCCCTGGTCCCACTTCTTAAGGAGGCTGGGGCCCTCTGGCTCTGA
- the LOC126595782 gene encoding proline-rich protein 4-like: MDPIISFLLLLASLAIRPPALAARSTPPTARITVVGAVYCDTCLSNSFSRSSYFLPGVDVLIKCKFGAKSHKTASQMSFQVSKTTDKYGVYKLEIPSVDGVNCISGIAMKSMCQATLIGSSSSACNVPALTTTADEISVKSKQDNLCIYSMNALSFRPRKKNLTLCGNRKVEGELATSFNSSKFFLPYFPPYGFFPWPRPPPFSSLPFPPLPPLPFLPPFPFPFRGPPSLPFPFPQFPPAPNPFAPNAPPAFNLGDPRTWIPYIPSVFSPPPPPAFSLGDPRTWIPYVPPPSPLNTQQNQNP; the protein is encoded by the exons ATGGATCCCAttatttcgtttcttcttcttcttgcatctCTTGCCATCCGCCCACCTGCTCTGGCTGCTCGATCAACACCACCAACCGCTCGGATCACCGTTGTGGGAGCAGTTTACTGTGATACCTGTTTAAGCAACAGTTTCTCGAGGAGCAGCTACTTTCTCCCAG GTGTGGAcgtcctcataaaatgcaaattcgGAGCAAAATCCCACAAAACAGCATCACAGATGAGCTTCCAGGTCAGCAAAACCACAGACAAGTACGGAGTCTACAAACTCGAAATCCCCTCTGTCGATGGAGTCAACTGCATCAGTGGCATTGCCATGAAGTCAATGTGCCAGGCAACCTTGATAGGCAGCTCCTCCTCCGCCTGCAATGTCCCCGCCTTAACAACCACCGCAGACGAAATCTCAGTCAAATCGAAACAAGACAATCTCTGCATCTACAGCATGAACGCCTTGAGTTTCCGACCACGTAAGAAAAATCTCACGCTCTGCGGAAACAGGAAGGTGGAGGGTGAATTGGCAACTTCCTTCAATTCCTCCAAGTTCTTCCTCCCTTACTTCCCACCATACGGGTTCTTCCCATGGCCTCGGCCGCCGCCATTTTCTTCCCTGCCCTTTCCTCCTCTGCCTCCATTGCCATTTTTGCCGCCATTCCCGTTCCCGTTCCGGGGCCCGCCATCTTTGCCTTTCCCATTCCCGCAGTTCCCTCCGGCACCAAATCCTTTTGCACCAAATGCTCCGCCGGCGTTTAATTTGGGGGATCCGAGGACTTGGATTCCTTATATTCCTTCAGTTTTTTCTCCTCCTCCGCCGCCTGCGTTCAGCCTGGGAGATCCCAGAACTTGGATACCATACGTTCCTCCTCCGTCCCCTCTGAACACCCAACAAAACCAGAATCCATAG
- the LOC126596845 gene encoding exocyst complex component EXO70B1-like codes for MEKNAAAPEKSVSFPRHSSKKNIFLSPATPRQRYETIDEEAPPESDAQHLPDDLNNSSNPTPKLTFQEILDDVDRFLETFSESKETWTPPEVVPASVESLSKAVDSMITKYGRGLARFGENEEDDEPFVESVTRVSKVATVLEQFPSNSTTAMALNRTSTVLQRAMALLDEEFRNLLIFDQQEPSTAKSDNNQDHSFSSRITSKLSSFNSYSSSSAHDSCRSIQTQPPESEPDKLDEFPSLSEESITTMNKIASTMIAAGYENECCLVYSISRRNAFKLALNNLGYENISIDEVQKMQWESLEREIATWISVVKLCSSVLLSGERKLCDAVFSSHKSLSESLFCNLIRAVAIQLFNFADAVVLTKRSPEKLFKMLDMYETLRDLVPAIRNSYPEEIGKELVTEAEAARNRLGEAAVSIFCDLENSIKSDNGKTPVPSGAVHPLTRYVMNYLKYACEYKDSLEQVFVEYEKTHGTPGTTSSPFQMQLQTVLDMLDANLDMKSKLYRDPSLRYIFLMNNGRYIMQKVKGSTEIHHLMGDTWCRKRSTDLRGYHKNYQRETWGRVLHCLNHEGLQVKGKVSKTVIKERFKCFNALFDEIHKTQSTWVVSDEQLQSELRVSVSSVMIPAYRSFWSRFKQYLEGGRQLEKYIKYQPEDIENLIDDLFDGNPTSMLKRRT; via the coding sequence ATGGAGAAAAATGCAGCGGCGCCTGAAAAGTCCGTCAGTTTTCCAAGACATTCCAGCAAGAAGAATATCTTTTTGAGTCCCGCCACCCCTAGACAGCGATACGAGACAATCGATGAGGAGGCCCCACCAGAATCCGACGCCCAGCATCTTCCCGATGACCTCAACAATTCCTCCAATCCTACGCCCAAACTGACCTTTCAGGAAATTCTGGACGACGTCGACCGCTTCCTCGAAACCTTTTCCGAATCTAAAGAAACATGGACTCCGCCGGAGGTGGTCCCCGCGTCAGTGGAGTCGCTATCCAAAGCGGTCGACTCCATGATAACAAAATACGGCAGAGGCCTGGCCCGGTTTGGTGAGAACGAGGAGGACGACGAGCCGTTCGTTGAATCCGTGACGCGCGTTTCCAAAGTGGCGACGGTGTTGGAGCAATTCCCTTCCAATTCCACGACTGCCATGGCCTTGAATCGGACCAGCACCGTCTTGCAACGTGCCATGGCCTTATTGGACGAGGAGTTCCGTAACCTTCTCATCTTCGATCAGCAGGAGCCGAGCACTGCCAAGTCGGATAATAACCAGGACCACAGCTTTTCGAGTCGGATCACCTCCAAGCTCTCCTCCTTCAACAGCTACAGCAGCAGCTCCGCTCACGATTCGTGTCGGTCCATTCAAACACAGCCACCCGAATCCGAACCTGACAAATTAGACGAGTTTCCTTCGCTTTCGGAGGAGAGCATCACCACCATGAACAAAATCGCCTCCACCATGATCGCCGCTGGCTACGAGAACGAGTGCTGCTTGGTCTACAGCATCTCGCGGCGGAACGCGTTCAAATTGGCACTCAACAATCTCGGATACGAGAACATTTCCATCGACGAGGTCCAGAAAATGCAGTGGGAGTCCCTGGAAAGGGAGATCGCCACGTGGATCAGTGTCGTTAAGCTCTGCTCCTCCGTCCTCTTGTCTGGCGAGCGGAAGCTCTGCGACGCCGTGTTCTCCAGCCACAAGTCGTTGTCCGAGTCCCTGTTCTGCAACCTCATCCGCGCCGTCGCGATCCAGCTCTTCAACTTCGCCGACGCCGTCGTCTTGACGAAGCGGTCGCCGGAGAAGCTGTTCAAGATGCTTGACATGTACGAGACGCTTCGGGACCTGGTCCCGGCTATCCGGAACTCGTACCCAGAGGAGATCGGAAAAGAGTTGGTGACGGAGGCCGAGGCAGCGAGGAACCGCCTCGGCGAGGCCGCCGTCAGCATCTTCTGCGATCTCGAAAACTCCATCAAAAGCGACAATGGAAAAACCCCGGTGCCCAGTGGCGCAGTGCACCCCTTGACGCGCTACGTCATGAATTATCTAAAATACGCCTGCGAGTACAAGGACTCGTTGGAGCAAGTGTTCGTGGAGTACGAAAAAACGCACGGCACGCCCGGAACAACGTCGTCGCCGTTCCAAATGCAGTTACAGACCGTTCTGGACATGTTGGACGCCAACTTGGACATGAAGTCCAAACTGTACCGGGACCCCTCATTGCGGTACATCTTCTTGATGAACAACGGGCGTTACATTATGCAGAAAGTGAAGGGGTCCACGGAGATCCACCATTTGATGGGTGACACGTGGTGCAGGAAGCGGTCGACGGACTTGAGGGGATACCATAAGAACTATCAGCGGGAGACGTGGGGTAGGGTTTTGCATTGTCTCAACCACGAGGGTTTGCAGGTGAAGGGGAAGGTGTCCAAGACGGTGATCAAGGAGCGGTTTAAGTGCTTCAACGCGTTGTTCGACGAGATACACAAGACGCAGAGCACGTGGGTGGTGAGCGACGAGCAGCTTCAGTCGGAGCTTAGGGTTTCAGTGTCGTCGGTGATGATTCCGGCCTACCGGTCGTTTTGGAGTAGGTTCAAGCAGTACTTGGAGGGAGGGAGGCAGTTGGAGAAGTATATAAAGTACCAACCGGAGGATATTGAGAATttgattgatgatttgtttgatgggAACCCTACTTCTATGTTAAAGAGGAGGACATGA